The Rutidosis leptorrhynchoides isolate AG116_Rl617_1_P2 unplaced genomic scaffold, CSIRO_AGI_Rlap_v1 contig171, whole genome shotgun sequence region AGTCTAGTGCCCTAGCACTTATTTCTGAGATAGAACCCAAAAGTGTAAAAGAAGCCCTGTCTGATGAAAGCCGGATCAAAGTTATGCAAGAAAAGCTCAGACAATTCAGCATCAATGTAGTTTGGGAGCTAATTCTTAAACCTAAAGGTAAGTCTGTTATTGGGACAAAATGAGTTTTTAGGAACAAGATGAACAAGGAAGAAAAAGTAGTCAGGAACAAAACAAGACTCGTGACCAAAGGATATACACAAGAAGAATAGATAGACTATGAcgagacatatgcaccagtggcgAGATTAGAAGCAATTAGATTATTGCTTGTTTTTGCTTGCTATAAAGATTTCAAGTTATTCCAGAGGGATGTAAAGAGTGCCTTCCTCATAAATTCATCCAAGAAGAAATCCATGTGGAACAACCACCAGGGTTTGAAGATCCAAGAAAGTCAGACTCAGTCTACAGACTAAAAAATGCCTTATATGGATTGAAGTAAGCACCTCGAGCCTGATGTATGCAGGACGAATTCGAGATGAGTATGATGGGTGAGTTAACTTTCTTTCTAGAATTGCAAGTTAAACAATCAAAGAAATGTATCTTTATTCACCAAGAGAAGTATGCAAAAGATCTCATCAAGAAATTCGGATTGGAAAATTGCAATAAAATAGAGACACCAATGTCAAGTTCTTCGAAGCTGGATAAGATGAAGGAGGAAAGAAAGTAGACCAAAAGCTTTACAGAAGCATTATAGGTTCTCTTCTTTACCTTACTGCATCTACACCTAATATTTTGTTTAGTGTTTGCATCTGTATTATATTCTAATCAGATCCCAAAGAATCTCATTTAAGTGCTACAAAACGTATCATTAAATATATTGCAACTACTCCCAAGCTAGGTGTGTGGTATCCCAAATAACGAGACTTCACTCTTCTTGGATATTCAGACGTAGATTTAGTAGGTTGTAAAGTCAATAGAAAGATTACTTTTGGTACTTGTTAACTACTAGGTAGCATGCTAGTATCTTGATTCTCAAGGAAACAAAGAACTATAGCTCTATCAATAGCAGAAGCAAAGTATGTGGCTCTTGGAAGCTATTATTCTCAAATTTTGTAGATAAGACAACAATTAAGAGACTTTGGAATTGAAGAATTGTGCACTGAGATAAAATGCGACAACACCAGGCCATTAATCTCATCAAGAATCCAATCCTTCATTCAATGGCAAAGCATATAGAGATTCGACACCAATTCATAAGATATCATGTCCAAAATGGGGAGCTTATGATTAAGTTCATTGACTCGAAGAATCAGTTGGCAAACATATTTAAAAAACCTCTGGAGAAAAATCTATTTAAGTATATTCGCACCAGATTGAATATCTTATCTCCTATTAATTAAAGTCTAAAGTTGATCAGACTCAAAATGTCCATGAACTACTTCGGTAAGTTAATATCTCTTCAATATAGGTAATTTAATTTTAGTATGAAAATTCTAAATAGGTATGTTGATATTTGAATCGTTGCttgattattattagaaattatctttttcgaatttttaaattttttagcattttttatttttttaaaggcaATTTTCTTTTTTCCTTATGATAGTTCGACTAACGCCATTTTACTTCCTTTATATACTATCGAGTCTTTTTCTATATTCACATCTTTTCGAAAACCCTAAAATACAGACTCGACACTCTCATCTCTACTCTCAAGTTTGCTACATAAGTTTTCATCTTTTTCACTTGAACGTGTTCAGGAAATCCTCAAAGACTTCGAAGATGTCTTTTCAAAGGAAGTCGTCTCGGATCTCAAGTAGGGGACCACGAAATATTCCTAAGGGTCTTACACATTTTGATttgaccgaagaagaagaagagtcTCCACAGCGTGCTACACAGAATCCTCCGGGCAAATCAGTGGAAGAAGAAATTGAGGAAGACGCAGAACCTCTTAGAACCTTGAAACCCCGGGTTCTTTATAAGCTTTACTTTAATTTGAAGCAAGGTGGTACTCCTATGTCTTTTATCGATGAATTTCTAAGATAAAGAAGATATAAGGACGAGACTCTGTTCTTGCAAGCAACGGAAAGATTACGAATAGCGCCAGAAGGAGTGATAGATAGGGCATTTCAAAACTTTCCAAATGATCCTCACTTTAGTTCTTTTAATTAGCGTGAAAGCAAAGACAATGACGAAATGATGTTTTCAAACTTCCAGCCAAGAATGGGCATTGTTACTGAAGTGACTGATGATGGAACAAGTCTTTTTCATTCTAAGGATCACAAAAAGGTTTACTCCAAATTGCTGAAAGTAGGGGTGATGAACCATCGATCGGTCAATTTTGATTTTCTGGATAAGATAAAGGTGAACTTGAGGGAGAAGCTGACTCTCCTTCAACTAGAGAACTTTTGCTCTTAAATTATTGTCGCATATCTTGAATTGACTGCATATTTCTATTCGAACTTGTCTTTTCTTGACCCGAATAGATTTCAATTTACTATGCATGATAAAAGCTATGTGATAAATGTTGACACGTTGGCTGACATTATTAGGGTGGAAAGGAGTAGTTTCCAACCAATAAATGTCTCGGTTGGTCATGCAACAAGATTCCTTGTTAAGAACAGACTCCCTGAAGGAGGCATCACTTATGCCAGACTATCTGTCTCGAATATTTTGCTGCACAAAGTTGTGATCAACTGCATCCAACCAAAGTCAACTTCAAAGACAAATGTTTCCCGATCTGAAGCTAAATTGATGTTTGCCATCAATAATGGAATGAAGTTCTCTCTGCCTCATACAATCATGATGCATATGTACAGGAATGTTGTAAAGGTTAAAGGACAGCTCCTTTACTCAGCGTTGGTCACACAACTATTCAGACATTTTCAAATTGAGTTTCCAGCCTCTCTTTGTGTTCAAACTATTGCTCCTATGGTTATACGATTGAAGATGGTGTCCAATATGAGGTTGAAAGAACTGAACAAGGCCATCGAGAGCTTGAAGGAAAAGTCCTCCAGCAAAACCAAACAAGACTCTACTACAAAAAGGAAAGGCAAAGAAATCGTGTGTGAACCTGTCAAGAAGAGAAGATCTCTTATCCTACAGGACGAAGAGGATGAGAATGATCTTACTATCTTTTGCCTTGAAAAATCTTCAGAGTTTTGTTAGTTTTGAGCAGCAACATGACAAAGAAGGAAGAGAAGATAGAGAAGGAATAGAGGGCAGAGAAGAAGCGGGAAAAGAAGCTAAAGAAGAAGGAAGATAAGAAGAGGAGGGTCAGGATGACTCTCATGAACCAACATTTGCAATATCCTTGTCTGCGGATTCAGAAAAGACGAGGAGTGGAACTGGAGGAGCTCATCACTCTGGTACTACAATTGAGAAGGAACAAGAAGAAGAATTCATTTCTCCACCTATAGCCACAAAAACAATAGGAGTTCTTGAGAAAAGAGGTACTTCTTCTTCTCCTCTTTTAACAAATGATGATGTTAGTAGATCTCCTGCTAATCTAGAGAATGTCTATGCTTCACATTTTCCTGAAGCTGATATTGGAAAATCTACTCCAAGTCTTGGAAGTAGAAGAGCCAATATCCCATCATCTCTCAACACTCCACAAACTGAACATGCTGAGGCTAGTGTACAATTAGAATCTTCTGCAGACTTTCAAAGGTTGCTAGAGCTCCTTGTGGAGTTAAAAGCACATCAATATGGAATGGAGTGTGAGATCCTGAAGCTTCACTCTACTTTGCAATCTACTTCGGATTCTCTCTGTGAAAAGGTACAAGCTCTTAATGTTCAAGTTCAAACTTTACAACAGCAAGTTAAAGAGACTGCCAAGGCTGAAGATGTTGAGAAGCTAAAGGAAACAATGCGAAAGGTAGAGGAGACAGTTCAGTCAATTGGGGATTTCCAGCTCGTTCGTATTCCAAAACAAACCTGATTTCATTTGTTTTTCATCtctctcttctttttttttttaactttttccaCTTTTTGTTGTTGACAAAAATGGGGAGAAGGTGCAAATTTGACTTATTTGACTTGAACTTTTGATGTGTTGAACTTTTACCTACTTTTATTCCATTTGACATTAGCGGACAACTTACTTTTGTGGTAATGATTTTGAATGAATAGTTGTTTAAGTCTTGATATTCGTCTTATATTTTCAAGATTAACTTGTTTTCTGTGGTTGCATCCAAATCCTAATCAACTACTTTTATAAAATATCATGTACTACTTAAGAGTTATTTTACAAGTTAAAAGTTCTTAAATCTACAAAAAAGTTTTGTCATCATAAAAAATGAGGAGATTGTTGGAGAAAACTCCTTTAATGTTTTGAAGTTGACAAAACTTATCCAGAGTCTAGTCTAAAGACTTCCAGACTTTAGTGTCAAAGTCTAAAGTATCCCAGACTTTGTGTCAAAGTCTGCCCACACTGATAAAGTCCAGACTGAACTCTACCGAAGAATGAAGACTTATCCAAATGCAAGTTTTTGTTTATTTCTTCAAGAGTTCGATTCTTATGGATTATGGATGCCTTTCTAGTTGGATATATCACCTACatgattaattatatttatttgaaTCAATTTAGATAAATCAAATCTTTTTGGATTGCCAATAAAATTTGGAAAGTATCTACTTATGGAAACCAAGATCTTGATTGTATGTGAGAACATGATTGATGGGCTTTCATCATAATCTTCAAATGACTCGAGATCTCCTTGATTGATTCTGTTCAACGGGTAGATTGGAAAAATTCTTTTGAAAAGTGCCAACGGTCGAGATGGCATGAATGAGTATTTAAGGAGAACTCTTCAATTGTTCAATAGAGTGTGTGAAAGAAAAATTTCAAAGTCAGAAACTTTCCATTTCCTTGTTACTCAATTACTGAGCTCAAAGTTGTATACAAAAGAGAGAAACACTTAGTGTGACTTTGTGAGAGAGCAGTAGAGACTCTTCACTGTGAAGTTGAGATCACAAGACTATAAAATCTATTTTGGTTCTTAGTAAAATCTAGCCAGTAGGTTGTCAGCGTGGAGAGTAGACATAGGCTTGATTTAAGCCGAGCCACTATAATTTATGTGTTCTTATTATCTTCCCTAAACTCTTTTATTTTGTTTGTAATTCTATTTAACTACTAAAGTCTAAACTTGCTCAAAGTCTGTTATTCTTAAGACCCTATTTTAGAAACAAAATATTTCTATTGTTCTTTCGAAAAATTGTCTTCACACTTATTCATCCCCCTCTAGGTGTTCATACTAGCTTTACACAAATCACGAGTCTGCTTCTAAATTAGCTGTTGTAGGTCAAGTAGGAATCTGATGCTAAAGGATTTTGAGTATAAGGTAACGTTAGTTGTGCAAGATTGATGCCAGAATTTGCTCAAGAAAATAAGCCCTTTCACGAAATTTAACTTGATATTGCATAAAATGCTTTAAAAAGATATTCCAACGATGGATTTCTTCAATTTTTATTCACAACTTCATTTCGTAGCATGCAGCTTTTTTGTCCATTTGCAAGCAAGATGAAACATTTTAATCATATTTTCGTAGTATTCAAATATTGTGATTTAATCCAATTTTAGACATAAGTCACTGCATTAAAGTTTGAGAAGTTTCAGTTATATGCAAGCGAGTGGCCATAAGTACAAAGGTCGAGAGTTAGACCTCTAAGGCAATTTTGGGCCCGTTTGGTAACCGGCCAAACAGTGGCAATTTCTATTCTTTTGTTCCCGGGCGTAATTTTGGAATAAAATTGTGTCTGGTAAAAATTTTGTTCCTAGAAGTAAATTTGGAACAGAATAAAGAATAAATAAAAAAGTTGATTTTACCCACTTTGGTGGCGCTGCTGGCAGCGAGCTTCTCCCCCTAACGCAAGGGGAGGAATTCAACTCCCAAGCATCGCAAAGGTGACTTACCCAAGGCACGAGGGGTGGTAGTGACTCGCGTGCCTCCTCAGGGTTTACTCCACCGCACTGTCGGTGTACGGGGCTTCCCTgggtcataaaaaaaaaaaaaaaaagttgattcTTGTTCCCGAAAACAATTTCTAGAATCAAGCCCatattttctctttttctttcattttcttatTCTTCATTTACTGCCGTCGCTGCAATTGTCATCCACCGCCACCCACCACCGCCAGTCGCCAGCAAACAATCCAGCAAGCTTGCTAGAGGCAAGCCTAGCCACCAGCGAGGCTCAAACCCAGTAGGAGGAACAGTTCATTGTTGATGTGAACTCAAACCTAGGATGGAACCTGTTCATTTTCTTCCCTAAAAGTCTATCCATACAAGAATAGGCGTTACAGATCGCCAAATCAATTTCGGTTTAGAAAAATCTTTAGCCCTAACTCAAACCAACTTAAAACTTCAGTTTGGTTTGGTTTCAAACCATTAATATCAATTCAACACTGTTGAGAGAACACCTTTCGTATTTTAAGGATGAGAAATATTCAAAGTGAACTATACGAGTACCTGAGGGTGCAAACAAAATATCCTCCGCACACAATTTCGTATTTTGATATTATTTACAACAGAACGCTTATTCTAGCAAAGAGCTTCCTTAATCAGCAAATTGAGAACAAGATGTTAGAGATTGCATATAAACAAAACTTGGAGATCTCGATTTGTCCATAACAAGTAAATTCATAGAAATACGGGATCGAATAGCGGAAACATAATTATCAACTTACCTCCAGCCATTGATGAAATCTAGAAGTGGGAAACCTCAAAATCTTTGATGGATCCACACAGCACGAGAGATCTGCGGTATAGAAAACACACGTCCTGTTCTACTAGTGAATCCCCTTCACAAAACTTGATGGTGTGTTTTTTTGTATTTTTAGGGTTTGAACCAAACAACCTAACGTTTTTATTCCGTTGGTTATGTTACCGGTATCTCCCATTAAGACCATTATGGCAATGTAATAACGGACAAATATCACTTAATACACGTGGGTAATAAAATTAGGCAATAATGGGAATTTATATAGGGAATTCATTGGGTATTTATTAGGAAATAATATTGGAATCATATTtagaataataaaatatattacacATTTTAACATTCTCCCACTTGATCCCAATATTCCTTCAAATGAATTATTAACCCAAACCCACAAACTTCATACTGAAATAAAACACATGAATCACGGCGATGAGTCCTCTTAGAGCGAGTATTATCTCCCATGTATCACAATGTATTTCATCAACCAATATGTGATCAAATAACTTAATGAATAAATCTTATGTTTACTCCAGGTCAAACGTAATTATTTTTCTCATAATAACTGAATGTATACAATTGTATTAAGAAAaacattataaattaataaaagtCTCATAAATTCTTCCATATAAAGAAAAATTTACATGATTGGACCAATGCCCATTCTAGAAACATGATCCTTATAACTCATTGGTGACATGCCTTTAGTTAAAGAATCAGTTATCATCAATCCAGTGCTTATGTGTTCTACGACCACTTTCTTCTCTTTAACACGTTCTCTGATGGCTAAATACTTGATGTCGATGTGCTTGCTTCGACTACCACTTTTGTGGTTCTTAGCCATAAAAACTGCAGCTGAATTGTCGCAAAATATTCTTAATGGCCTAGCAATGAAATCCATAATTCTAAGCCCCGATATGAAACCTTTCAACCACACACCATGTGAGGTGGCCTCAAAACAGGATACGAACTCTGCCTCCATAGTGGAAGTGGCAACCAAGGTTTGTTTTGCACTCCTCCAGGATACAGCTCCGCCAGCGAACATAAAAATATATCCCAATGTTGATTTACGAGAATCAATGCAGCCAGCAAAGTCTGAGTCCGAGTAAGCAACTACCTCCAAGTTGTCCGTCCGTCTGTACATAAGCATGTGTCCCTTTGTTCCTTGAAGATACCTCATCACCTTCTTTGCAGCTCTCCAGTGGTCCATACCTGGATTACTTTGGTATCTTCCCAACATTGCCACAGCAAAGGCTATGTCAGGTCGAGTACAAACCTGAGCATACATCAAGCTTCCAACAGCAGAAGCATATGGGATGTTCTTCATTTGTTCCCTTTCAAAATCATTCTTCGGGCATTAGTTTAAATTAAACCTATCACCATTCACTATGGGTGCTATACTTGGTGAACAATCTTTCATCCGAAACCTCTCTAAGACCTTATTGATATAGGTTTCTTGAGATAGTCCTAATATATCTCGAGGTCTATCTCTATGGATCTTAATGCCAATGACATAAGATGCTTCACCCATATCTTTCATATCAAAACTCTTAGAGAGAAATTGTTTCACTTCATATAACAACCCTTGTCATTGGTTACAAGTaaaatatcatctacatatagcacaaggaaacaAATTTTGCTCCCACTGACTTTCTGGTATATACATTGATCCATGATATTCTCTTTAAAACTGAATGAAGAGATGATCTCATGGAATCTTAAGTACCATTGGCGGGATGTTTGTTTCAAGCCATATAGAGATCTTTTAAGCTTGCATACCAAATGCTCACCAGCATTAGAGAAGAATCCTTCTGGTTGTTTCATGTAAACCACTTCTTCTAATTTTCCATTGAGGAATGCCgttttcacatccatttgatgTAACTCCATATCAAAATGAGCAACCAATGCCAAAATAGTACGAAGAGAATCTTTCTTGGATACAGGAGAAAACGTCTCTGTGTAATCGATTCCCTCCCTTTGAGTAAATCCCTTGGCAACGAGTCTAGCTTTATATCTCTCTATATTGCCTGATGAATCCTTCTTAGTTTTAAAGACCCATTTACAACCAATGGCCTTTGCACCATCAGGCAACTCAACTAAATCCCAGACTTCGTTTGATGCCATAGAATTCATCTCTTCCTTCATGGCATTGTACCATAAATTAGATTTATCATAACTCATGGCTTGTGAAAATGACTCAGGATCACTCTCAGCTCCAATATTATAGTCAGATTCTTGTAGATACACAATGTAGTCATTAGGAATCGCTGATTTCTTCATTCTAGTAGACCTTCTTAATGTCGCATCAACATTCTCCTGAGGAGTATGCTGTTCTACTGGAAGTTCAACAGTATCTGGTAATTGTTAAACAGTTTGGTTTACTGGATCAATATCAGCTGGTTGTGGATCTTCAATGATTGGTTGCTCAGCGATCGGTTGAACTGAAGGGGCGCTGTAAGCAACAACCAATCCAGTATCTGAGGTGGAAGGTTGAGTATCTGAATGACCTTCTTCGGGGACAAAATCCTTGAATTGATCGCTCCCACTAATCAGATCATTTTCAAGAAATTTAGCATTTCTTGATTCCACAAACCTAGCGTTGTGAGATGGACAATAAAATCTGTATCCTTTGGACTTTTCGGCATATCCAACGAAATACCCACTTATAGTCATGGATCTAACTTCTTTTCCTGTGGATTGTAGACTCTTACCTCAGATGGGCATCCCCAAACACGTACATGTCGCAAACTCAGTTTCCAACCTTTGAATAATTCAAAATGCGTCCTTGGAACAGCCTTGGTTGGAACTCGGTTTAATATGTACATGGCTATTTTAAGAGCCTCATTCCACAAAAATTTAGGAAGTTTGGAGTTGCTAAGCATACTTCGCACCATGTCCAATAATGTTCGGTTTCTTCTTTCTGCGACACCATTTTGGTCTGGTGAACCAGGCATAGTGTATTGGGCCATAATCCCATGCTcttcaagaaactttgcaaatggacCAGGTGCTTGTCCATCTTCAGTGTATCTACCATAGTATTCTCCACCTCTATCCGATTTCACGATCTTAATTTTCTTGTCGCATTGTTTCTCTACTTCGGTTTTAAATACCTTGAAGGCATCCAGTGTTTCGTGCTTATTACGAAGCAAGTAGAGATACATGAATCGTGAATAATT contains the following coding sequences:
- the LOC139881562 gene encoding secreted RxLR effector protein 161-like — translated: MKNIPYASAVGSLMYAQVCTRPDIAFAVAMLGRYQSNPGMDHWRAAKKVMRYLQGTKGHMLMYRRTDNLEVVAYSDSDFAGCIDSRKSTLGYIFMFAGGAVSWRSAKQTLVATSTMEAEFVSCFEATSHGVWLKGFISGLRIMDFIARPLRIFCDNSAAVFMAKNHKSGSRSKHIDIKYLAIRERVKEKKVVVEHISTGLMITDSLTKGMSPMSYKDHVSRMGIGPIM